In Vespa velutina chromosome 1, iVesVel2.1, whole genome shotgun sequence, the following proteins share a genomic window:
- the LOC124957568 gene encoding alsin isoform X2 codes for MEEYMHLWRGVDKLSFTFSDKPNGIISKLIAIKDYIFVATNANYLYYGEVLLEDDRSPTLNLKRSEFDAVDIASNTNYLFIVNSKGHVLKVNPHDMSIVETIILKEEPKCCSHGYRQENEIIKVKSVAVNDFSALFVTENGQLWASGNQPEIDINSTEPKRVKFFEGRTISQVTCGSNFNVATLRRPAKTMRDDTDSENELEEEVFVNSCPQCLNNIMLSPASITSSDTCPMGLHVQQFSEDRSTNSISALSTASKEHDMPLLEECDRKNHDIVTEEDKETDLNNISELDKEEKKNVIFINTEAARQFLTRQLSWVSSYGSVKEESIENIDNPTKLIKQNVSNMANFVYEGVKNVGGKVVTLSRHMSGSSDINELKDDNNEQSEEQAAELPKPGTNNLALSLRCEEFPWSSSTGSLEHELSQQGLNERINVLSRTGSNILSTELWTWGDVQYGQLGTGDNIKRIRPILVAKLNNTGLRKIACGAYHVIALTLDDKMKGNGTKKVNNEIAITMALQHPLKNLDKYKNMIQSLMKSNGPRMGIERLHDALVKWEQLCDEQEKRQKEAETTRSFWENSGKVGELLRSPERRLIRESRSHPIALLNSGRFSTHWFILLTDIFIHVSGTYHTVHPLKTLWVEPLSDSESLQNAISIVTPEDSFVLYTPTPSERNEWLHALQNAIKCSVQRAIGIALPIVRSTSFSFTKHSVFKDAKYTGRWLNGKPHGSGKLEWSDGRIYTGQFHKGIIYGTGKMEIPIQGTYEGQWKDNQQNGFGTMKYVNGDIYEGYFKDGLPHGHGVKKEGHFMASVASVYIGEWAAGVKQGYGIMDDIMTGEKYLGSWNNDMKHGSGLIVTLDGIYYEGAFSQDVLTGYGVMVFEDGTHYEGEFKSAGIFCGRGVLTFRTGDRLEGNINGAWNEGVKVVATLHINKASGNVSTNSKPTSFGKLCVAPDQKWKAIFKQCYQQLGVSESTAKANFNEKFAETQKAWQNVAAIITKSHQKTLQRKKMSGNTSTNKEKNNESIDQLDKIPCFGKDKLTIQSYKEVHKYLIQAFESPHHPLGALLTEIATVYTATYGGVRVHPLLLSHAVSELHSITSRIYDIVTLLFPALLRGGKEYVLGPEDDDKNEGQVISAAAILHPILLPRVHSALFVLYALHNKKEDDAYWERLMKWNKQPDITLMTFLDVDQKFWKEVAATNFGENSYQKESHFCEAIEALQQLKTTFSPLEKLLVVKNTFEQMTQAVQKHLDSTYLWTMDKLFPVFSFVVVRASVLQLGSEIHFIEDFMEPHLQNGELGIMFTTLKACYYQILQEKTNAVD; via the exons aTGGAAGAATACATGCATTTGTGGAGAGGTGTTGATAAATTGTCATTCACATTTAGTGATAAACCAAATGGGATAATTAGCAAATTAATTGCCATTAAGGATTACATTTTTGTAGCAACCAAtgctaattatttatattatggaGAAGTATTATTAGAAGATGATAGATCTCCAACACTCAACCTTAAAAGATCAGAGTTTGATGCTGTTGATATAGCATccaatacaaattatttattcattgtaaATTCTAAAGGTCATGTATTAAAAGTAAATCCACATGATATGAGCATCGTTGAAACAATAATACTTAAAGAAGAACCAAAATGTTGTAGTCATGG GTACAgacaagaaaatgaaataattaaagtaaaatctGTAGCAGTTAATGATTTTTCAGCATTGTTTGTTACCGAAAATGGACAACTTTGGGCAAGTGGAAATCAACCAGAGATAGATATCAATAGTACAGAACCTAAAAgagtaaaattttttgaagGAAGAACCATATCTCAGGTTACTTGTGGCTCTAATTTTAATGTTGCTACTTTAAGAAGACCAGCAAAGACTATGAGAGATGATACAGATAGTGAAAATGagttagaagaagaagttttTGTAAATTCATGTCCTCAATGtctcaataatattatgttaagTCCTGCAAGTATAACATCATCAGATACTTGCCCAATGGGACTCCATGTTCAACAGTTCAGTGAAGACCGTTCTACTAATTCTATTAGCGCTTTATCTACTGCCAGTAAAGAACATGATATGCCTCTTCTTGAAGAATGTGATAGAAAAAATCATGATATTGTTactgaagaagataaagaaacagatttgaataatatttctgaattagataaagaggaaaaaaagaatgtaatttttataaatacagaaGCAGCACGACAGTTTTTAACAAGACAATTATCTTGGGTTTCATCTTATGGAAGCGTAAAAGAAGaatctattgaaaatatagataatccAACCAAATTAATCAAGCAAAATGTTTCTAATATGGCTAATTTTGTATATGAAGGTGTTAAAAATGTTGGTGGTAAAGTTGTTACACTCTCAAGACACATGAGTGGAAGTTCAGATATTAATGAACTTAAAGATGACAACAATGAGCAATCAGAAGAACAAGCGGCAGAATTGCCAAAACCTGGTACAAATAATTTAGCACTTAGTTTACGCTGTGAAGAATTTCCCTGGTCATCGAGTACTGGATCATTAGAACATGAATTATCACAACAGggattaaatgaaagaattaatgTTCTATCTCGTACAGGTAGTAACATATTGTCCACTGAACTTTGGACATGGGGTGATGTGCAATATGGACAATTAGGGACAGgagataatattaaacgaataaGGCCAATATTGGTGGCAAAACTCAATAATACAGGACTTAGAAAAATTGCTTGTGGTGCATATCACGTAATTGCATTAACCTTAGATG ataaaatgaaaggaaatggAACGAAAAAAGTTAACAATGAAATTGCGATAACCATGGCACTACAGCATCCATTGAAGAATTTAGATAA GTACAAGAATATGATTCAAAGTTTAATGAAAAGTAATGGACCACGAATGGGGATTGAAAGACTGCATGATGCACTTGTAAAATGGGAACAATTATGTGATGAACAAGAGAAGCGACAAAAAGAGGCTGAAACTACGAGATCTTTTTGGGAAAATTCAGGAAAAGTAGGGGAATTATTAAGATCACCTGAGAGAAGACTAATTAGAGAATCACGATCTCATCCTATAGCTTTATTAAATTCTGGAAGATTTTCAACGCATTGGTTTATTTTGTTAACTGATATATTTATCCATGTAAGTGGAACTTACCATACAGTGCATCCACTTAAAACTCTGTGGGTTGAACCATTATCAGATTCTGAATCTCTACAG aatgCTATATCAATCGTGACACCAGAAGATAGTTTTGTACTATACACTCCAACACCCTCTGAGCGTAATGAATGGCTACATGCTTTACAAAACGCAATAAAATGCAGTGTGCAGAGAGCAATTGGAATTGCTCTCCCAATAGTACGTTCAACCTCATTCTCTTTCACAAAGCACAGTGTTTTCAAGGATGCGAAGTATACTG GTCGTTGGTTAAATGGTAAACCACATGGATCTGGGAAATTAGAATGGTCTGATGGTCGAATATATACTGGTCAGTTCCATAAAGGTATTATTTATGGTACTGGTAAAATGGAAATTCCAATTCAAGGTACATATGAAGGGCAATGGAAAGATAATCAACAAAATGGTTTTGGAACAAtgaa atACGTAAACGGAGATATTTACGAAGGCTATTTTAAAGATGGATTACCACATGGACATGGTGTTAAAAAAGAAGGTCACTTTATGGCTTCTGTAGCATCTGTTTATATAGGAGAATGGGCTGCAGGTGTTAAACAAGGATATGGAATTATGGATGATATCATGACtg gagaaaaatatttaggaTCATGGAACAATGACATGAAACATGGATCTGGTTTAATAGTTACACTTGATGGTATTTATTATGAAGGTGCCTTTAGTCAAGATGTCCTAACg gGCTATGGAGTTATGGTGTTTGAAGATGGTACTCATTATGAAGGAGAATTTAAATCTGCAGGAATATTTTGTGGAAGAGGTGTTCTAACATTTCGCACTGGTGACAGATTAGAAGGTAACATAAATGGTGCTTGGAATGAAGGTGTGAAAGTTGTAGCaacattacatataaataaagcTAGTGGAAATGTCTCAACTAACTCTAAACCAAC ATCTTTTGGTAAATTATGTGTAGCACCAGATCAAAAATGGAAAgctatatttaaacaatgctATCAACAGCTTGGTGTATCTGAATCGACTGCTAAGGCCAACTTCAATGAAAAGTTTGCAGAGACACAGAAAGCTTGGCAAAATGTAGCAGCTATAATTACAAAATCTCATCAGAAAACActacaacgaaaaaaaatgtctggAAATACAtcaacaaacaaagaaaaaaataatgaaagtattGATCAATTAGATAAAATACCTTGTTTTGGTAAAGATAAACTTACAATCCAAAGTTATAAAGAAGTGCATAAGTATTTAATACAAGCTTTTGAAAGTCCACATCATCCATTGGGTGCTCTACTGACAGAAATTGCAACAGTATATACAGCAACATATGGTGGTGTAAGAGTACATCCTCTTTTATTAAGTCATGCTGTTTCTGAACTTCACAGTATTACATCAAGAATATATGATAtagtaacattattatttcctgCATTATTAAGAGGTGGTAAAGAATATGTTCTAGGACCCGAGgatgatgataaaaacgaGGG GCAAGTAATAAGTGCGGCTGCAATATTACATCCAATATTACTACCACGTGTGCATTCAGCTCTTTTCGTGCTGTATGCTTTacataataagaaagaagatgatgcCTACTGGGAAAGATTAATGAAATGGAACAAACAACCAGATATAACTTTAATGACCTTTTTAGATGTTGATCA AAAATTTTGGAAAGAAGTAGCCGCTACTAATTTTGGAGAAAATTCATATCAAAAAGAATCACATTTTTGTGAAGCTATAGAAGCTTTACAACAATTAAAAACAACATTCTCTCCTTTAGAAAAATTGCTAGTCGTTAAAAATACCTTTGAACAAATGACACAA GCAGTTCAGAAACATTTAGATTCTACATACTTATGGACAATGGATAAATTATTCCCAGTATTTAGTTTTGTTGTAGTACGTGCTAGTGTATTACAATTAGGAAgtgaaatacattttattgagGATTTTATGGAACCACACTTACAAAATGGAGAACTTGGAATTATGTTTACTACATTAAAA gcatgttattatcaaatactgcaggaaaaaacgaatgccgttgattaa
- the LOC124957568 gene encoding alsin isoform X1 — protein MEEYMHLWRGVDKLSFTFSDKPNGIISKLIAIKDYIFVATNANYLYYGEVLLEDDRSPTLNLKRSEFDAVDIASNTNYLFIVNSKGHVLKVNPHDMSIVETIILKEEPKCCSHGYRQENEIIKVKSVAVNDFSALFVTENGQLWASGNQPEIDINSTEPKRVKFFEGRTISQVTCGSNFNVATLRRPAKTMRDDTDSENELEEEVFVNSCPQCLNNIMLSPASITSSDTCPMGLHVQQFSEDRSTNSISALSTASKEHDMPLLEECDRKNHDIVTEEDKETDLNNISELDKEEKKNVIFINTEAARQFLTRQLSWVSSYGSVKEESIENIDNPTKLIKQNVSNMANFVYEGVKNVGGKVVTLSRHMSGSSDINELKDDNNEQSEEQAAELPKPGTNNLALSLRCEEFPWSSSTGSLEHELSQQGLNERINVLSRTGSNILSTELWTWGDVQYGQLGTGDNIKRIRPILVAKLNNTGLRKIACGAYHVIALTLDGRVFVWGRNNFKQVTLNSIADQSAPQLFSTKLYSNERAKDIAAGTAHSLIMMHHGLYFIGQSSKDAEMFQLDIQSTEQFSTKQIFSSGQYSCCSFINEPTININEDLVNNQIFLEQMITVYQNLIKPFQKKVGATQESNVYETMCRCYTELLNFSVLNVLSLWDYFKHIGEAYEVVIIANIEEYSTVYKYYLNVICDIISFGGFIYIAKIIEVPQIVSNLFIDKMKGNGTKKVNNEIAITMALQHPLKNLDKYKNMIQSLMKSNGPRMGIERLHDALVKWEQLCDEQEKRQKEAETTRSFWENSGKVGELLRSPERRLIRESRSHPIALLNSGRFSTHWFILLTDIFIHVSGTYHTVHPLKTLWVEPLSDSESLQNAISIVTPEDSFVLYTPTPSERNEWLHALQNAIKCSVQRAIGIALPIVRSTSFSFTKHSVFKDAKYTGRWLNGKPHGSGKLEWSDGRIYTGQFHKGIIYGTGKMEIPIQGTYEGQWKDNQQNGFGTMKYVNGDIYEGYFKDGLPHGHGVKKEGHFMASVASVYIGEWAAGVKQGYGIMDDIMTGEKYLGSWNNDMKHGSGLIVTLDGIYYEGAFSQDVLTGYGVMVFEDGTHYEGEFKSAGIFCGRGVLTFRTGDRLEGNINGAWNEGVKVVATLHINKASGNVSTNSKPTSFGKLCVAPDQKWKAIFKQCYQQLGVSESTAKANFNEKFAETQKAWQNVAAIITKSHQKTLQRKKMSGNTSTNKEKNNESIDQLDKIPCFGKDKLTIQSYKEVHKYLIQAFESPHHPLGALLTEIATVYTATYGGVRVHPLLLSHAVSELHSITSRIYDIVTLLFPALLRGGKEYVLGPEDDDKNEGQVISAAAILHPILLPRVHSALFVLYALHNKKEDDAYWERLMKWNKQPDITLMTFLDVDQKFWKEVAATNFGENSYQKESHFCEAIEALQQLKTTFSPLEKLLVVKNTFEQMTQAVQKHLDSTYLWTMDKLFPVFSFVVVRASVLQLGSEIHFIEDFMEPHLQNGELGIMFTTLKACYYQILQEKTNAVD, from the exons aTGGAAGAATACATGCATTTGTGGAGAGGTGTTGATAAATTGTCATTCACATTTAGTGATAAACCAAATGGGATAATTAGCAAATTAATTGCCATTAAGGATTACATTTTTGTAGCAACCAAtgctaattatttatattatggaGAAGTATTATTAGAAGATGATAGATCTCCAACACTCAACCTTAAAAGATCAGAGTTTGATGCTGTTGATATAGCATccaatacaaattatttattcattgtaaATTCTAAAGGTCATGTATTAAAAGTAAATCCACATGATATGAGCATCGTTGAAACAATAATACTTAAAGAAGAACCAAAATGTTGTAGTCATGG GTACAgacaagaaaatgaaataattaaagtaaaatctGTAGCAGTTAATGATTTTTCAGCATTGTTTGTTACCGAAAATGGACAACTTTGGGCAAGTGGAAATCAACCAGAGATAGATATCAATAGTACAGAACCTAAAAgagtaaaattttttgaagGAAGAACCATATCTCAGGTTACTTGTGGCTCTAATTTTAATGTTGCTACTTTAAGAAGACCAGCAAAGACTATGAGAGATGATACAGATAGTGAAAATGagttagaagaagaagttttTGTAAATTCATGTCCTCAATGtctcaataatattatgttaagTCCTGCAAGTATAACATCATCAGATACTTGCCCAATGGGACTCCATGTTCAACAGTTCAGTGAAGACCGTTCTACTAATTCTATTAGCGCTTTATCTACTGCCAGTAAAGAACATGATATGCCTCTTCTTGAAGAATGTGATAGAAAAAATCATGATATTGTTactgaagaagataaagaaacagatttgaataatatttctgaattagataaagaggaaaaaaagaatgtaatttttataaatacagaaGCAGCACGACAGTTTTTAACAAGACAATTATCTTGGGTTTCATCTTATGGAAGCGTAAAAGAAGaatctattgaaaatatagataatccAACCAAATTAATCAAGCAAAATGTTTCTAATATGGCTAATTTTGTATATGAAGGTGTTAAAAATGTTGGTGGTAAAGTTGTTACACTCTCAAGACACATGAGTGGAAGTTCAGATATTAATGAACTTAAAGATGACAACAATGAGCAATCAGAAGAACAAGCGGCAGAATTGCCAAAACCTGGTACAAATAATTTAGCACTTAGTTTACGCTGTGAAGAATTTCCCTGGTCATCGAGTACTGGATCATTAGAACATGAATTATCACAACAGggattaaatgaaagaattaatgTTCTATCTCGTACAGGTAGTAACATATTGTCCACTGAACTTTGGACATGGGGTGATGTGCAATATGGACAATTAGGGACAGgagataatattaaacgaataaGGCCAATATTGGTGGCAAAACTCAATAATACAGGACTTAGAAAAATTGCTTGTGGTGCATATCACGTAATTGCATTAACCTTAGATGGTAGAGTATTTGTATGgggaagaaataattttaaacaagTTACATTAAATTCGATAGCAGATCAAAGTGCACCTCAGTTGTTtagtacaaaattatattctaatgAAAGAGCAAAAGATATAGCAGCTGGTACTGCTCATAGCTTGATAATGATGCATCATGGTTTATATTTCATAGGGCAATCAAG TAAAGATGCAGAAATGTTTCAATTGGATATACAATCCACTGAACAATTTAGcacaaaacaaatttttagtTCTGGACAATACAGTTGTTGTTCCTTTATAAATGAAcctacaataaatataaatgaagatttagtgaataatcaaatatttttagagCAGATGATAACAGTttatcagaatttaattaaaccatTCCAAAAAAAAGTGGGTGCAACTCAAGAATCAAATGTATATGAAACTATGTGCCGTTGTTATACAGAACTATTGAATTTCAGTGTACTAAATGTTCTTAGTCTATGGGATTATTTCAAACATATTGGAGAAGCATATGAAGTTGTAATAATTGCTAATATAGAAGAATATTCCacagtttataaatattatttaaatgtaatttgtgatattatttcttttggtgGCTTTATATACATtgcaaaaataattgaagTACCCCAGATagtatcaaatttatttatagataaaatgaaaggaaatggAACGAAAAAAGTTAACAATGAAATTGCGATAACCATGGCACTACAGCATCCATTGAAGAATTTAGATAA GTACAAGAATATGATTCAAAGTTTAATGAAAAGTAATGGACCACGAATGGGGATTGAAAGACTGCATGATGCACTTGTAAAATGGGAACAATTATGTGATGAACAAGAGAAGCGACAAAAAGAGGCTGAAACTACGAGATCTTTTTGGGAAAATTCAGGAAAAGTAGGGGAATTATTAAGATCACCTGAGAGAAGACTAATTAGAGAATCACGATCTCATCCTATAGCTTTATTAAATTCTGGAAGATTTTCAACGCATTGGTTTATTTTGTTAACTGATATATTTATCCATGTAAGTGGAACTTACCATACAGTGCATCCACTTAAAACTCTGTGGGTTGAACCATTATCAGATTCTGAATCTCTACAG aatgCTATATCAATCGTGACACCAGAAGATAGTTTTGTACTATACACTCCAACACCCTCTGAGCGTAATGAATGGCTACATGCTTTACAAAACGCAATAAAATGCAGTGTGCAGAGAGCAATTGGAATTGCTCTCCCAATAGTACGTTCAACCTCATTCTCTTTCACAAAGCACAGTGTTTTCAAGGATGCGAAGTATACTG GTCGTTGGTTAAATGGTAAACCACATGGATCTGGGAAATTAGAATGGTCTGATGGTCGAATATATACTGGTCAGTTCCATAAAGGTATTATTTATGGTACTGGTAAAATGGAAATTCCAATTCAAGGTACATATGAAGGGCAATGGAAAGATAATCAACAAAATGGTTTTGGAACAAtgaa atACGTAAACGGAGATATTTACGAAGGCTATTTTAAAGATGGATTACCACATGGACATGGTGTTAAAAAAGAAGGTCACTTTATGGCTTCTGTAGCATCTGTTTATATAGGAGAATGGGCTGCAGGTGTTAAACAAGGATATGGAATTATGGATGATATCATGACtg gagaaaaatatttaggaTCATGGAACAATGACATGAAACATGGATCTGGTTTAATAGTTACACTTGATGGTATTTATTATGAAGGTGCCTTTAGTCAAGATGTCCTAACg gGCTATGGAGTTATGGTGTTTGAAGATGGTACTCATTATGAAGGAGAATTTAAATCTGCAGGAATATTTTGTGGAAGAGGTGTTCTAACATTTCGCACTGGTGACAGATTAGAAGGTAACATAAATGGTGCTTGGAATGAAGGTGTGAAAGTTGTAGCaacattacatataaataaagcTAGTGGAAATGTCTCAACTAACTCTAAACCAAC ATCTTTTGGTAAATTATGTGTAGCACCAGATCAAAAATGGAAAgctatatttaaacaatgctATCAACAGCTTGGTGTATCTGAATCGACTGCTAAGGCCAACTTCAATGAAAAGTTTGCAGAGACACAGAAAGCTTGGCAAAATGTAGCAGCTATAATTACAAAATCTCATCAGAAAACActacaacgaaaaaaaatgtctggAAATACAtcaacaaacaaagaaaaaaataatgaaagtattGATCAATTAGATAAAATACCTTGTTTTGGTAAAGATAAACTTACAATCCAAAGTTATAAAGAAGTGCATAAGTATTTAATACAAGCTTTTGAAAGTCCACATCATCCATTGGGTGCTCTACTGACAGAAATTGCAACAGTATATACAGCAACATATGGTGGTGTAAGAGTACATCCTCTTTTATTAAGTCATGCTGTTTCTGAACTTCACAGTATTACATCAAGAATATATGATAtagtaacattattatttcctgCATTATTAAGAGGTGGTAAAGAATATGTTCTAGGACCCGAGgatgatgataaaaacgaGGG GCAAGTAATAAGTGCGGCTGCAATATTACATCCAATATTACTACCACGTGTGCATTCAGCTCTTTTCGTGCTGTATGCTTTacataataagaaagaagatgatgcCTACTGGGAAAGATTAATGAAATGGAACAAACAACCAGATATAACTTTAATGACCTTTTTAGATGTTGATCA AAAATTTTGGAAAGAAGTAGCCGCTACTAATTTTGGAGAAAATTCATATCAAAAAGAATCACATTTTTGTGAAGCTATAGAAGCTTTACAACAATTAAAAACAACATTCTCTCCTTTAGAAAAATTGCTAGTCGTTAAAAATACCTTTGAACAAATGACACAA GCAGTTCAGAAACATTTAGATTCTACATACTTATGGACAATGGATAAATTATTCCCAGTATTTAGTTTTGTTGTAGTACGTGCTAGTGTATTACAATTAGGAAgtgaaatacattttattgagGATTTTATGGAACCACACTTACAAAATGGAGAACTTGGAATTATGTTTACTACATTAAAA gcatgttattatcaaatactgcaggaaaaaacgaatgccgttgattaa